From the Oleiphilus messinensis genome, one window contains:
- a CDS encoding glycoside hydrolase family protein — MSQTIHASRRYFSQTFTAETALLNRIRSKLAMPSPTTPIDIPDNLSFKFKPDISQVYVTLFQNGCPAIRWGARRNSLAASLDRTIQKLKSHRRFNEFSIADPAQCRIMFEVVLYETQCNIRNLTAMKFNNNRFEAGIVGLKYTFEGTTRYFMPTDAITHSIMTVPQLLNHLSKQTGHAKLTTSIKERTKIMREADIDFSRIISAAFVTMSTAPNNEDNAIPLFRGQPVPSTLTPEALKNATLKSIDWLVENMNDDGSFLYFYDGIKDTKVDLDHPNMVDPLYNNILRHSGGTITLLRGYELTKNPVYLTAASRSIEFFLTTFQRHEYRGRYACYPFFNQKSKLGGAGVGLVALMQHFIFSGSDQFNDAIYGLVNHLLSRIAQDGEMIGYYIHPNFNQGYPLEDIDQIPHEQRKQLFSFYYPGEALLGLALFYQHMPGIDTELREEVRVQSLKALDFLVDERPSRYPELFLPLPADAWLMQAIEEWVKVDGFKKQSYIDFVFNDTQQMFNHMYTEENAPWFDYVGGFFYEFGDNVYHDASRCEGVVAAYYLARYLGMEEKAQEIMAHMIKSANGVMFTRNTAESLYSHRHPEKSLNSFRFKLTRQWVRVDSVQHTACFFARLYPHFPNSAKA, encoded by the coding sequence ATGAGCCAAACGATACACGCCAGCCGGCGATACTTCAGCCAGACATTCACTGCAGAGACAGCCCTGCTCAATCGAATTCGGAGCAAGCTGGCGATGCCGTCTCCGACGACACCCATCGACATCCCCGATAACCTGTCATTCAAGTTCAAGCCAGATATATCCCAGGTTTACGTCACACTGTTCCAGAATGGTTGCCCGGCTATCCGCTGGGGTGCGAGAAGAAATTCCCTTGCAGCCAGTCTTGACCGCACAATCCAGAAGTTGAAGAGCCATCGACGTTTTAATGAGTTCAGCATCGCAGATCCCGCACAATGCCGAATCATGTTTGAAGTTGTGTTGTACGAAACCCAATGCAACATTCGCAACTTGACGGCAATGAAATTCAACAACAATCGTTTTGAAGCGGGCATCGTAGGTTTGAAGTATACCTTTGAAGGAACCACGCGATATTTCATGCCGACGGATGCAATTACCCACAGCATTATGACCGTACCTCAACTCCTAAACCACTTATCCAAACAAACAGGGCATGCAAAATTAACAACCAGCATTAAAGAAAGAACTAAAATAATGCGAGAAGCGGACATCGATTTTTCGCGTATTATCAGCGCCGCATTCGTGACCATGTCGACTGCACCCAATAATGAGGACAATGCAATTCCCTTGTTTCGCGGTCAACCCGTCCCTTCAACACTGACACCAGAAGCGCTGAAAAATGCCACGCTCAAAAGCATTGACTGGTTAGTGGAAAACATGAACGATGACGGAAGCTTTTTGTACTTTTACGACGGCATCAAAGACACTAAAGTCGACCTGGACCACCCGAACATGGTTGATCCGCTATATAACAACATACTGAGGCACAGTGGCGGCACAATCACATTATTGCGAGGTTATGAACTCACAAAAAATCCGGTCTATCTCACCGCAGCAAGTCGGTCGATTGAATTTTTCCTGACAACATTTCAGCGTCATGAGTACCGCGGCCGCTATGCGTGCTATCCATTTTTCAATCAAAAATCCAAACTGGGCGGGGCAGGCGTAGGCCTGGTGGCCTTAATGCAGCATTTTATTTTCTCCGGCTCCGATCAATTCAATGACGCGATTTACGGCTTGGTCAATCATCTGCTTTCCCGAATCGCTCAAGATGGCGAAATGATTGGCTACTATATCCACCCGAATTTCAATCAGGGTTACCCTTTAGAAGATATAGACCAGATTCCTCATGAGCAGCGCAAGCAGCTTTTCTCATTCTACTATCCTGGCGAAGCGCTACTAGGACTCGCACTCTTTTATCAACATATGCCCGGCATCGATACGGAACTCAGAGAAGAAGTCCGTGTACAGAGCTTAAAGGCATTGGACTTTTTGGTCGATGAACGTCCCTCTCGCTATCCAGAGTTGTTTTTGCCACTTCCAGCGGATGCCTGGTTAATGCAAGCCATTGAGGAATGGGTGAAGGTTGATGGGTTCAAAAAACAATCCTATATCGATTTTGTATTTAACGATACGCAACAAATGTTTAACCACATGTATACCGAAGAAAACGCCCCGTGGTTTGACTACGTAGGCGGCTTTTTCTATGAATTTGGCGATAATGTTTATCATGACGCTTCACGCTGTGAAGGCGTGGTTGCCGCCTACTATCTGGCACGATACCTCGGCATGGAGGAAAAGGCCCAAGAGATCATGGCGCACATGATCAAGTCAGCAAACGGTGTTATGTTCACACGCAACACCGCTGAATCGCTTTATAGCCATCGCCATCCGGAAAAAAGTCTCAACAGTTTCCGCTTCAAATTAACTCGCCAATGGGTGAGGGTTGACTCTGTACAGCACACAGCCTGCTTTTTCGCCCGACTCTACCCTCATTTCCCGAATTCTGCGAAGGCATAA